In Miscanthus floridulus cultivar M001 chromosome 5, ASM1932011v1, whole genome shotgun sequence, one genomic interval encodes:
- the LOC136453306 gene encoding uncharacterized protein isoform X1 codes for MASTRDLAIASLSAAAGAVAAAAALRLLSSRRTSSVRPQNLSLAANGSVSERLLAQSPFDPAKREGYISWDDYFMAIAFLSAERSKDPNRQVGACLVSQEGIILGIGYNGFPRGCSDDKLPWAKKSANGNPLETKFPSYVVHAEVNAILNTNHASAAGQKLYVTMFPCNECAKIIIQSGVSEVIYFVEKKIDNSAHVYVASHKLLSMAGIKVRKHQPQMAQIPIKFQEP; via the exons ATGGCCTCGACCAGGGATCTAGCCATAGCTTCTCTCTCAGCTGCGGCCGGCGCCGTTGCTGCCGCAGCTGCGCTGCGCCTCCTGTCTTCCCGCAGAACATCCTCCGTCAGACCCCAGAACCTTTCCCTCGCCGCCAACGGATCCGTCTCCGAGCGCCTGCTGGCGCAGTCGCCCTTCGATCCTGCCAAGAGGGAAGG GTATATTTCCTGGGACGACTACTTCATGGCGATCGCCTTCCTTTCGGCTGAACGGTCCAAGGATCCTAATCGGCAG GTTGGAGCATGTTTGGTTAGCCAAGAGGGAATAATCCTAG GAATTGGTTACAATGGCTTCCCTAGAGGTTGTTCCGATGACAAGCTTCCATGGGCAAAG AAATCTGCAAATGGAAATCCATTAGAGACAAAATTTCC CAGCTACGTTGTTCATGCTGAGGTTAATGCAATTCTAAATACCAACCATGCTTCAGCGGCTGGACAG AAGTTATATGTCACCATGTTCCCATGCAATGAATGTGCCAAGATTATTATTCAG TCAGGCgtatctgaggtcatttatttCGTCGAAAAAAAGATTGACAACTCAGCTCATGTTTATGTTGCCTCTCACAAGCTATTATCAATGGCTGGTATCAAG GTCAGGAAGCATCAGCCCCAGATGGCGCAAATACCGATCAAGTTCCAGGAGCCATGA
- the LOC136453306 gene encoding uncharacterized protein isoform X2: MASTRDLAIASLSAAAGAVAAAAALRLLSSRRTSSVRPQNLSLAANGSVSERLLAQSPFDPAKREGYISWDDYFMAIAFLSAERSKDPNRQVGACLVSQEGIILGIGYNGFPRGCSDDKLPWAKKSANGNPLETKFPYVVHAEVNAILNTNHASAAGQKLYVTMFPCNECAKIIIQSGVSEVIYFVEKKIDNSAHVYVASHKLLSMAGIKVRKHQPQMAQIPIKFQEP; this comes from the exons ATGGCCTCGACCAGGGATCTAGCCATAGCTTCTCTCTCAGCTGCGGCCGGCGCCGTTGCTGCCGCAGCTGCGCTGCGCCTCCTGTCTTCCCGCAGAACATCCTCCGTCAGACCCCAGAACCTTTCCCTCGCCGCCAACGGATCCGTCTCCGAGCGCCTGCTGGCGCAGTCGCCCTTCGATCCTGCCAAGAGGGAAGG GTATATTTCCTGGGACGACTACTTCATGGCGATCGCCTTCCTTTCGGCTGAACGGTCCAAGGATCCTAATCGGCAG GTTGGAGCATGTTTGGTTAGCCAAGAGGGAATAATCCTAG GAATTGGTTACAATGGCTTCCCTAGAGGTTGTTCCGATGACAAGCTTCCATGGGCAAAG AAATCTGCAAATGGAAATCCATTAGAGACAAAATTTCC CTACGTTGTTCATGCTGAGGTTAATGCAATTCTAAATACCAACCATGCTTCAGCGGCTGGACAG AAGTTATATGTCACCATGTTCCCATGCAATGAATGTGCCAAGATTATTATTCAG TCAGGCgtatctgaggtcatttatttCGTCGAAAAAAAGATTGACAACTCAGCTCATGTTTATGTTGCCTCTCACAAGCTATTATCAATGGCTGGTATCAAG GTCAGGAAGCATCAGCCCCAGATGGCGCAAATACCGATCAAGTTCCAGGAGCCATGA